A window of the Besnoitia besnoiti strain Bb-Ger1 chromosome VI, whole genome shotgun sequence genome harbors these coding sequences:
- a CDS encoding hypothetical protein (encoded by transcript BESB_068620), whose translation MMPSSPLAPEAVKPPSVQPAETATSSLVPGPAGTCVSAPPPRHAAVVSFERGRVSAPDSAVASSPRSRGGSRPAASPVACASGPCLASACRLTCSARSAPNSSRSSSPLEECGARSPAGGSKGGSEGAAGGAQLTLFSFVPSGTAIHSVAPALETQPPPPTQEPTRNLDVDLPFFGAGLSGLPQGPQATVRPGGGAPASASEAPSAPARPDASGRAVSPSRNGLPPLAPMPLPISPLLHAAVRAADGGLAPPCIGMGSAGGPGHLVEKFDGDAASAVPAGLTESSCSPPPAVVLPLSCGLPASPPSGCGRGLAVVSGAAAEVASPLPATPAAPQTLSSAAACPWLPAGAAGPASPHLPVINNNKQHHAMAGAVLGAAVPLGASSSSGAPGLVPATGDVEKSRTSFVWRYFTIMKRDDAEENAVLCNLCRVKFKTSTSTSSLAYHLLRMHQITPPAAASKQENGGHASTGAGGAAAGALGGSNFGGGAGGGGKGGAKTGAGGRGGSRGGAGGGGSAGAGQQSLAGSGSAAACGELCGSGGGMGGESERFRGGAGGGAARSAEATRHLLNFFVEDLRDPFLVTGVGFRELIHFLDPQYRLPDVSACVGLIQEEYATLKHALRREISAALGRPRPQGVSHPATSAGSAGKGGPGAFCRAGGGGSLPAFPSCAEPPCGAATAGSVALSLDLWRRRGRQVGLFVTVSAHYRSAVAGGVGGKGDQDLLTRVLATRELDLSASPEALLHHLRGLQNEWGLFKPPCYVVAFFAGSPALRSAVERLGWRPVDCFLTTLNLCVCRDAVGAVPEVVEIVAKCRATVERWCLRLDAGGSGLGSTGGAAAGLANAAGAGGSSAAGVDSPQFELGASGGQAGGGPGRRRRRAPRIPSSCARVRRWAQPRAAQRGRGQVTIRGSHCFRGLPQESAAILRSGWSSPGKRRKKWRRAKRSSIGAAEGTAAGAAEDASRALKGRRRRLQARTPMPPKGERQAGSPRLRSPTGERLRSEISVRRSVGGTC comes from the coding sequence ATGATGCCTTCCAGCCCTCTGGCGCCTGAAGCGGTGAAACCCCCTTCGGTGCAGCCGGCCGAGACTGCGACCTCCAGCCTGGTACCGGGGCCGGCGGGCacgtgcgtctccgcgcctcctcctcgccacgCCGCCGTTGTCTCCTTtgagcgcgggcgcgtttCGGCGCCCGACTCTGCggtcgcgtcttcgccgcggtcgcgtggAGGCAGCCGTCCGGCCGCTTCGCCAGTCGCTTGCGCGTCGGGTCCGTGCCTCGCGTCGGCGTGTCGTCTGACATGCTCAGCGCGTTCTGCGCCGAACTCGTCGCGCTCTTCATCGCCCCTCGAAGAGTGTGGCGCGCGGAGCCCGGCCGGCGGCAGcaaaggcggcagcgagggagcggcaggcggcgcccagTTGACTCTCTTCTCCTTTGTTCCCTCGGGGACCGCTATCCACTCTGTGGCGCCCGCCCTCGAAACGCAACCGCCGCCCCCGACTCAGGAGCCCACACGCAACCTCGACGTAGATCTGCCGTTCTTCGGGGCTGGGTTGTCGGGCCTCCCGCaagggccgcaggcgactgTGAGGCCTGGGGGGGGAGCGCCCGCGTCCGCTTCTgaggcgccttctgcgcccgcTCGCCCCGACGCGTCGGGGCGAGCGGTCTCGCCGTCCCGAAAcggcctgcctcctctcgcgcccaTGCCTCTGCCGatctcgccgctgctccacgccgcggttcgcgccgcagacggggGCCTGGCGCCCCCGTGCATCGGCATGGGAAGTGCGGGCGGCCCGGGGCACCTTGTGGAGAAgttcgacggcgacgcggcatCTGCGGTGCCTGCCGGTCTCACCGAGTCTTCCTGTTCCCCGCCTCCCGCCGTGGTGCTTCCGCTCAGCTGCGGACtccccgcgtcgcccccgagcggctgcgggagAGGCCTCGCCGTAGTGTcgggagccgcggcggaggtcgCCAGCCCCCTACCGGCaacccctgcggcgccgcagacttTGTCGAGCGCAGCAGCTTGTCCGTGGCTcccggcaggcgcggctggTCCTGCCTCTCCGCATCTTCCGGTGATCAACAACAACAAGCAGCACCACGCGATGGCTGGGGCCGTGCTGGGGGCCGCTGTGCCTCTTGGCGCGTCATCGTCCTCGGGTGCACCGGGACTTGTGCCGGCGACCGGCGATGTCGAGAAGTCGCGTACGTCGTTTGTCTGGCGGTATTTTACGATTATgaagcgcgacgacgcggaggagaatGCCGTGCTTTGCAATCTGTGCCGAGTGAAATTCAAAACGTCCACCTCCACCTCGTCGCTGGCCTACCAcctgctgcgcatgcaccaaatcacgccgcccgccgcggcttcaaAGCAAGAGAATGGGGGCCACGCCTCGACAGGCGCAgggggcgcggctgccggggCCCTGGGGGGATCGAATTTCGGCGGAGGGgccggtggcggcggcaAGGGGGGCGCAAAGAccggcgcaggaggccgtGGGGggtcgcggggcggcgcagggggaggaggcagTGCCGGCGCGGGTCAGCAGAGCCTCGCCGGCTCAggctcggccgccgcgtgcggcgaactctgcggcagcggaggaggcatggggggcgagagcgagcgattccgcggaggagccgggggcggggcggcaaGATCTGCCGAAGCGACACGGCACCTTTTGAACTTTTTCGTTGAAGACCTCCGCGACCCGTTTCTCGTAACGGGTGTGGGATTTCGGGAGCTCATTCACTTTCTCGATCCGCAGTATCGTCTTCCGGATGTCTCCGCGTGCGTGGGTCTCATTCAGGAGGAATACGCGACCCTGAAGCACGCGCTCCGGAGGGAAatctcggcggcgctcggccgGCCGCGGCCCCAGGGTGTGTCCCATCCCGCCACCTCAGCAGGCAGCGCGGGCAAGGGCGGCCCGGGGGCGTTCTGCCgggcgggcggaggcggatcTCTGCCTGCGTTCCCGAGTTGCGCTGAGCCACCGTGTggggcggcgacagcaggTTCTGTGGCGCTCTCTCTGGATctgtggaggaggcgcggaaggcaggTCGGCTTGTTTGTGACGGTGTCAGCGCACTACCGCTCCGCAGTGGCgggcggcgtgggcggcaAGGGTGATCAGGACCTGCTCACGCGCGTGTTGGCGACCCGCGAGCTCGActtgagcgcctcgccggaGGCGCTTCTGCACCACTTGCGCGGCCTCCAAAACGAGTGGGGCCTGTTCAAGCCGCCGTGCTACGTAGTCGCGTTTTTTGccggctcgcccgcgctccgGAGCGCCGTCGAGAGGCTCGGGTGGCGCCCAGTGGACTGCTTCCTCACGACGCTGAatctctgcgtctgtcggGATGCGGTGGGCGCGGTTCCGGAAGTCGTGGAGATTGTCGCAAAGTGTCGCGCAACTGTGGAGCGGTGGTgtctgcgcctcgacgccggtGGCAGCGGGCTGGGCTCGACGgggggcgctgctgcaggactcGCGAatgctgcgggcgcgggcggcagctCAGCAGCTGGCGTCGACTCTCCTCAGTTCGAActcggcgccagcggcggccaGGCTGGGGGGGGGccggggcgccggcggcggcgggctccgcgaATCCCGTCATCTTGCGCGCGAGTTCGCCGctgggcgcagccgcgcgcagcgcagagggggCGGGGACAGGTCACCATCAGGGGGTCTCACTGTTTCCGTGGTCTGCCGCAGGAGTCAGCGGCGATCCTGCGGAGTGGCTGGAGCTCGCCAGGcaagcggcggaagaagtgGCGGCGTGCGAAGCGCTCTTCGAttggcgctgcagaagggacggccgcgggggcggcagaggacgcctcgagggcgctcaagggtcggcggcggcgcttgcaggcgaggacgccgatgCCCCCGAAGGGAGAGCGGCAGGCGGggtcgcctcggctgcggagcCCGACGGGGGAGCGGTTGCGGTCGGAGATCTCTGTGCGTCGGTCGGTTGGAGGCACGTGCTGA